One window of Amaranthus tricolor cultivar Red isolate AtriRed21 chromosome 13, ASM2621246v1, whole genome shotgun sequence genomic DNA carries:
- the LOC130798298 gene encoding protein NRT1/ PTR FAMILY 4.6-like isoform X1 has protein sequence MEELYEQNKWEGYVDWKNKTAIKGRHGGFLATFFVLVVEILENLAYLANASNLVLYLSNYMHFSPSRSAIIVTNFMGTSFLLALLGGFLSDAYFTTFHVFLISALIEFMGLLILTIQAHMPSLQPPPCPPTQTTNVRCQEVSGGKAAMLFVGLYLVALGVGGIKGSLPPHGAEQFDENSKEGRKKRSTYFNYYVFCLSCGALIAVTFIVWIEDNIGWEWGLGISTLTILLAIPFFLLGSKFYRIKIPAGSPLTVIFKVLIAAICNKLYSRKPSNAIMNMETSPHVDANTAIQETQTQDYATTTQTTEPKFLNQAITDNPIQQTLDCTRKQVEDVKIVMKTIPIFASTIMLNCCLAQLSTFSVQQAATMNTKLNSLKVPPASLPVFPVIFIMILAPVYNHLILPLARKLTNTEMGITHLQRIGMGLILSIVAMAVAALVEIKRKKVATQHLLLDSTEPLPITFLWIALQYLFLGSADLFSFAGLLDFFFTEAPSSMKSLATSFSWASLAIGYYLSSTLVALVNRVTFISGSTPWLKGINLNHYHLERFYWLMCVLSGLNFLNYLFWARNYKYRSLNEV, from the exons ATG GAAGAATTATACGAACAAAACAAATGGGAAGGCTATGTAGATTGGAAGAATAAAACCGCCATAAAAGGACGTCATGGTGGATTTCTtgcaactttttttgttttag TTGTCGAAATTCTCGAAAATCTTGCGTATTTAGCGAATGCGAGTAATTTAGTGCTTTATCTGTCAAATTATATGCACTTCTCGCCATCAAGATCAGCCATCATCGTTACAAATTTTATGGGCACATCCTTCCTACTAGCACTCCTTGGTGGCTTCTTGTCCGATGCTTACTTCACTACTTTCCATGTGTTTTTGATTAGTGCTCTTATTGAATTTATG GGTCTATTGATACTTACAATACAAGCTCACATGCCATCTCTACAACCACCACCATGTCCTCCGACTCAAACCACCAATGTAAGGTGCCAAGAAGTCTCAGGTGGGAAAGCCGCGATGCTATTCGTAGGCCTATATCTAGTTGCTCTTGGTGTAGGAGGGATTAAAGGATCACTTCCTCCACATGGGGCTGAGCAGTTTGATGAAAATAGCAAAGAAGGGAGGAAGAAGAGATCAACTTATTTCAATTACTATGTTTTTTGTCTTTCTTGTGGTGCTTTAATTGCTGTAACATTTATTGTGTGGATTGAAGATAACATAGGCTGGGAATGGGGACTTGGAATTTCTACCCTCACTATATTGCTCGCTATACCTTTTTTTCTACTTGGATCCAAGTTTTACAGGATAAAAATTCCTGCTGGTAGCCCTTTAACTGTTATTTTCAAG GTGTTAATAGCAGCAATTTGCAACAAGTTGTACTCAAGGAAACCAAGCAATGCAATAATGAATATGGAAACAAGCCCTCATGTTGATGCAAATACAGCTATCCAAGAGACACAAACTCAAGATTATGCAACAACAACACAAACAACAGAACCAAAGTTCCTAAACCAAGCAATAACAGACAATCCAATCCAACAAACACTAGATTGTACAAGAAAACAAGTAGAAGATGTCAAAATTGTCATGAAAACCATCCCAATTTTTGCTTCTACTATAATGCTAAACTGTTGCCTAGCCCAACTCTCGACCTTCTCAGTCCAACAAGCCGCAACTATGAACACAAAACTCAACTCCTTAAAAGTCCCACCGGCTTCTCTTCCTGTCTTCCCAGTCATTTTCATAATGATACTCGCTCCTGTCTATAACCATCTCATACTCCCATTAGCAAGGAAACTAACCAACACTGAAATGGGTATAACACACCTTCAAAGAATCGGTATGGGCTTAATTCTATCCATTGTCGCAATGGCAGTTGCAGCATTAGTTgagataaaacgaaaaaaagtTGCTACACAACATTTGTTATTAGACTCTACAGAACCATTGCCTATTACATTCCTCTGGATCGCGCTACAATACTTATTTCTTGGCTCTGCCGATCTTTTTAGCTTCGCGGGTTTATTGGATTTTTTCTTTACCGAAGCTCCAAGTAGTATGAAATCGTTGGCTACATCTTTTTCATGGGCTTCTTTGGCAATCGGGTATTATTTAAGCTCGACTTTAGTAGCATTAGTTAATCGGGTCACATTCATATCCGGTTCAACCCCTTGGCTTAAAGGAATTAACCTAAATCATTATCATTTGGAAAGGTTTTATTGGTTGATGTGCGTTTTAAGTGGGTTGAACTTCTTGAACTACTTATTTTGGGCTAGAAACTATAAGTATCGATCTTTGAACGAAGTTTAA
- the LOC130798298 gene encoding protein NRT1/ PTR FAMILY 4.6-like isoform X2 has protein sequence MHFSPSRSAIIVTNFMGTSFLLALLGGFLSDAYFTTFHVFLISALIEFMGLLILTIQAHMPSLQPPPCPPTQTTNVRCQEVSGGKAAMLFVGLYLVALGVGGIKGSLPPHGAEQFDENSKEGRKKRSTYFNYYVFCLSCGALIAVTFIVWIEDNIGWEWGLGISTLTILLAIPFFLLGSKFYRIKIPAGSPLTVIFKVLIAAICNKLYSRKPSNAIMNMETSPHVDANTAIQETQTQDYATTTQTTEPKFLNQAITDNPIQQTLDCTRKQVEDVKIVMKTIPIFASTIMLNCCLAQLSTFSVQQAATMNTKLNSLKVPPASLPVFPVIFIMILAPVYNHLILPLARKLTNTEMGITHLQRIGMGLILSIVAMAVAALVEIKRKKVATQHLLLDSTEPLPITFLWIALQYLFLGSADLFSFAGLLDFFFTEAPSSMKSLATSFSWASLAIGYYLSSTLVALVNRVTFISGSTPWLKGINLNHYHLERFYWLMCVLSGLNFLNYLFWARNYKYRSLNEV, from the exons ATGCACTTCTCGCCATCAAGATCAGCCATCATCGTTACAAATTTTATGGGCACATCCTTCCTACTAGCACTCCTTGGTGGCTTCTTGTCCGATGCTTACTTCACTACTTTCCATGTGTTTTTGATTAGTGCTCTTATTGAATTTATG GGTCTATTGATACTTACAATACAAGCTCACATGCCATCTCTACAACCACCACCATGTCCTCCGACTCAAACCACCAATGTAAGGTGCCAAGAAGTCTCAGGTGGGAAAGCCGCGATGCTATTCGTAGGCCTATATCTAGTTGCTCTTGGTGTAGGAGGGATTAAAGGATCACTTCCTCCACATGGGGCTGAGCAGTTTGATGAAAATAGCAAAGAAGGGAGGAAGAAGAGATCAACTTATTTCAATTACTATGTTTTTTGTCTTTCTTGTGGTGCTTTAATTGCTGTAACATTTATTGTGTGGATTGAAGATAACATAGGCTGGGAATGGGGACTTGGAATTTCTACCCTCACTATATTGCTCGCTATACCTTTTTTTCTACTTGGATCCAAGTTTTACAGGATAAAAATTCCTGCTGGTAGCCCTTTAACTGTTATTTTCAAG GTGTTAATAGCAGCAATTTGCAACAAGTTGTACTCAAGGAAACCAAGCAATGCAATAATGAATATGGAAACAAGCCCTCATGTTGATGCAAATACAGCTATCCAAGAGACACAAACTCAAGATTATGCAACAACAACACAAACAACAGAACCAAAGTTCCTAAACCAAGCAATAACAGACAATCCAATCCAACAAACACTAGATTGTACAAGAAAACAAGTAGAAGATGTCAAAATTGTCATGAAAACCATCCCAATTTTTGCTTCTACTATAATGCTAAACTGTTGCCTAGCCCAACTCTCGACCTTCTCAGTCCAACAAGCCGCAACTATGAACACAAAACTCAACTCCTTAAAAGTCCCACCGGCTTCTCTTCCTGTCTTCCCAGTCATTTTCATAATGATACTCGCTCCTGTCTATAACCATCTCATACTCCCATTAGCAAGGAAACTAACCAACACTGAAATGGGTATAACACACCTTCAAAGAATCGGTATGGGCTTAATTCTATCCATTGTCGCAATGGCAGTTGCAGCATTAGTTgagataaaacgaaaaaaagtTGCTACACAACATTTGTTATTAGACTCTACAGAACCATTGCCTATTACATTCCTCTGGATCGCGCTACAATACTTATTTCTTGGCTCTGCCGATCTTTTTAGCTTCGCGGGTTTATTGGATTTTTTCTTTACCGAAGCTCCAAGTAGTATGAAATCGTTGGCTACATCTTTTTCATGGGCTTCTTTGGCAATCGGGTATTATTTAAGCTCGACTTTAGTAGCATTAGTTAATCGGGTCACATTCATATCCGGTTCAACCCCTTGGCTTAAAGGAATTAACCTAAATCATTATCATTTGGAAAGGTTTTATTGGTTGATGTGCGTTTTAAGTGGGTTGAACTTCTTGAACTACTTATTTTGGGCTAGAAACTATAAGTATCGATCTTTGAACGAAGTTTAA
- the LOC130797990 gene encoding protein QUIRKY, translating to MSSSPPPPAPPPNTIETQGHYLDQRFVRKVVVEVIDARDLLPKDGQGSSSPYVVVDFDGQKKRTSTKFRDLNPCWNEPLEFIVSDPNTMDFEELNVEVFHDKRMSPTPSTRKPHFLGRVKLYGSQFSRRGDEGLVYFPLEKKSVFSWIRGEIGLRIYYYDETFDQQQQPPLQQECGGPPPPEVAEVPPEQRREDEHGPPPPMPTEVAMQAAGGCPFTNGHGPPPHLMGMGEGPPQQPPMQNGPTTETIVHHHDGHPQQPPDQYNHQHQQPPDQYNNPPPEAHEMHAPQPELIRRMAHKRTTPGEYAPRVISGKFVSETEKISAFDLVEPMLYLFVRVVKARGLTPNESPYTKIRTSTHSLRSKPAIYRPGEPPENPEWQQVFALSSPSTTVAGTLEISIWDSNSERFLGGVCFDLSDVPVRDPPDSPLAPQWYHLEGGEGVSGDVQLAVWLGTQADDAFPEAWTSDAPPHQPSVMFTRSKVYQSPKLWYLRITVIEAQDLHIPPNLPPLTVPELRVKAQLGFQSVRTRRGSMSAHGGAAVHWNEDLILIAGEPLEEQLILLVEDRTSKDNPMLLGHAIVPVGSIEQRLDERHVAAKWVSLEGGSGGGGGGGGGGGPYCGRIFLRLCLEGGYHVLDEAAHVCSDYRPTAKQLWKPPVGILELGILGARGLLPMKTKGGGKGSTDAYCVAKYGKKWVRTRTITDRFDPRWNEQYTWQVFDPCSVLTIGVFDNWRMFAEPGEDKPDYRIGKVHIRVSTLESNKVYTNSYPLLVLLRTGLKKMGEIELAVRFVCPTLLPDTCAIYGQPLLPRMHYLRPLGVAQQEALRGVATKMVAAWLARSEPPLGPEVVRYMLDADSHSWSMRKSKANWFRIVAVLAWAIGLAKWLDQIRRWRNPLTTILVHILYLVLVWYPDLIVPTGFLYVFLIGIWYYRFKPKIPAGMDTRLSQAETVEPDDLDEEFDTIPSSRPPDIVRVRYDRLRMLAARVQTVLGDLATQGERVQALVSWRDPRATKLFIGVCLMVTITLYTVPPKMVAVALGFYFLRHPMFREPMPPSSLNFFRRLPSLSDRLI from the coding sequence ATGAGCTCATCACCACCCCCACCCGCACCTCCTCCGAACACAATCGAGACGCAAGGACACTATTTAGACCAAAGATTTGTTCGGAAAGTTGTTGTCGAGGTGATCGATGCTCGAGACTTGCTGCCCAAAGACGGTCAAGGGAGCTCGAGCCCCTATGTAGTGGTTGATTTTGATGGCCAAAAGAAGCGAACTTCTACTAAGTTTCGTGACCTTAACCCTTGTTGGAATGAGCCTTTGGAGTTCATTGTATCCGACCCTAATACAATGGACTTTGAAGAGCTTAATGTTGAGGTTTTTCATGATAAACGGATGTCTCCTACGCCGTCGACCCGGAAACCTCATTTCTTGGGCCGGGTTAAGTTGTATGGGTCACAATTTTCTAGAAGAGGTGATGAAGGATTGGTGTATTTTCCCTTGGAGAAGAAGAGTGTTTTTAGTTGGATTAGAGGGGAGATTGGGTTAagaatttattattatgatgagACGTTtgatcaacaacaacaacctcCACTTCAACAAGAATGTGGGGGACCACCGCCACCTGAAGTTGCGGAGGTCCCACCCGAGCAAAGGAGGGAAGACGAACATGGCCCACCACCTCCGATGCCAACTGAAGTAGCAATGCAAGCTGCAGGCGGGTGCCCGTTTACTAATGGACACGGACCACCACCTCACTTGATGGGTATGGGGGAGGGTCCTCCGCAACAACCGCCAATGCAAAATGGACCCACCACGGAAACAATCGTACACCACCATGACGGTCATCCTCAACAACCACCTGATCAGTACAACCATCAACACCAACAACCACCTGATCAATATAACAATCCACCACCAGAAGCACATGAAATGCACGCGCCACAGCCGGAGCTTATTCGACGTATGGCGCATAAAAGAACGACACCAGGAGAGTACGCGCCACGTGTAATCTCAGGAAAGTTTGTTTCTGAAACAGAAAAAATATCAGCCTTTGATCTTGTAGAGCCTATGTTATACCTCTTCGTTCGTGTTGTAAAAGCGCGTGGATTAACACCTAATGAAAGCCCATACACTAAAATCAGAACATCAACCCATTCTCTCAGATCCAAACCCGCTATTTACCGTCCGGGTGAACCACCCGAAAACCCAGAATGGCAGCAAGTTTTTGCTTTATCATCACCTTCAACCACCGTAGCCGGAACCCTAGAAATCTCAATATGGGATTCTAATTCAGAGAGATTCTTAGGTGGGGTCTGCTTCGATCTTTCCGATGTGCCCGTGCGAGATCCGCCGGATAGTCCATTAGCTCCTCAATGGTACCATCTAGAAGGTGGAGAAGGTGTTTCAGGAGATGTACAGCTTGCCGTTTGGCTTGGTACTCAAGCTGATGATGCATTCCCAGAAGCTTGGACCTCCGACGCACCGCCGCATCAGCCAAGCGTGATGTTCACGCGTTCTAAGGTTTATCAGTCACCGAAGCTTTGGTACCTTAGGATTACAGTGATTGAAGCTCAGGATCTTCATATTCCTCCAAATCTTCCGCCATTAACAGTACCAGAGCTTCGGGTTAAGGCTCAGCTAGGATTTCAGTCCGTGAGAACGCGGCGGGGGTCAATGAGTGCACATGGCGGCGCAGCCGTGCATTGGAATGAGGATTTGATTCTTATTGCCGGAGAGCCGTTGGAGGAACAATTGATTTTGTTAGTGGAGGATAGAACTAGTAAAGATAATCCTATGCTTTTAGGACACGCCATTGTTCCTGTAGGGTCGATTGAGCAACGGTTGGATGAACGACACGTGGCAGCTAAGTGGGTTTCTTTGGAAGGAGggagtggtggtggtggtggaggcgGAGGTGGAGGTGGACCATATTGTGGTAGGATCTTTTTGAGGTTGTGTTTGGAAGGAGGCTATCACGTGCTAGATGAGGCTGCTCACGTGTGTAGTGATTACCGGCCGACTGCGAAGCAGTTATGGAAGCCTCCGGTTGGGATATTAGAGCTGGGAATTCTTGGGGCCCGTGGTTTACTTCCGATGAAAACTAAAGGTGGAGGCAAAGGGTCTACTGATGCTTATTGTGTGGCCAAGTATGGAAAGAAATGGGTCCGGACCCGAACAATTACGGATAGGTTTGATCCAAGATGGAATGAGCAATACACTTGGCAGGTTTTTGATCCCTGCTCCGTGTTAACAATCGGAGTTTTTGATAATTGGAGAATGTTTGCCGAACCCGGGGAGGACAAACCGGATTACCGAATCGGAAAGGTTCATATTCGGGTATCCACATTAGAGAGTAATAAGGTGTATACCAATTCCTACCCTCTTTTGGTATTGTTACGTACCGGGCTCAAGAAGATGGGTGAGATCGAGTTGGCAGTCCGATTTGTGTGTCCCACGTTGTTACCCGACACGTGTGCTATTTATGGGCAACCTTTGCTTCCGAGAATGCATTATCTTCGGCCACTTGGGGTAGCTCAACAAGAGGCTCTTCGTGGGGTTGCGACGAAAATGGTTGCAGCTTGGCTAGCACGTTCAGAGCCCCCACTTGGACCTGAAGTTGTTCGATATATGTTGGACGCGGATTCACATAGTTGGAGCATGAGGAAAAGCAAAGCTAATTGGTTTCGAATTGTGGCTGTGCTCGCTTGGGCAATCGGGTTAGCAAAATGGCTAGACCAAATCAGAAGATGGAGGAACCCATTGACTACAATTTTAGTCCACATCCTTTACTTGGTTTTAGTTTGGTATCCAGATTTAATTGTCCCAACCGGATTCCTATATGTTTTCCTAATTGGGATATGGTATTACCGTTTCAAACCCAAGATCCCCGCAGGTATGGATACTCGATTATCACAAGCAGAGACGGTAGAACCAGACGACCTTGATGAAGAATTTGACACAATCCCAAGTTCTAGACCTCCAGATATAGTTAGAGTTAGATATGATCGATTGCGTATGTTGGCAGCTAGAGTGCAAACTGTTTTAGGCGACTTGGCAACTCAAGGGGAGCGGGTTCAAGCATTAGTAAGTTGGAGAGATCCAAGAGCCACAAAATTATTCATTGGGGTATGTTTAATGGTCACAATAACATTATACACCGTACCTCCGAAAATGGTAGCGGTTGCACTTGGGTTTTATTTTTTGAGGCATCCCATGTTTAGAGAACCTATGCCTCCAAGTAGTCTAAATTTCTTTAGAAGGCTACCAAGTTTGTCTGATAGATTAATCTAA